TCAACTAAAAACTGAAATCCGAAATGTGCAAGATGGACGAGCAGAAGGGAATGTGAAAAAATTGGAAAAAGAAATAGGGAAACTCGAAAGAGAAGCCCCACACCAACAGAACGGAAAACGAATCGTACAAGGAATGCCAAAAGCAGGAAACCAAAGTCATATCCATATAATTGTGAGCCGTAAGGATGCTTCCAATAAATTCAGCTTGTCCCCAGGAAGTAAATACAAAGCTTCCGATGTTGAATTAAATGGTAAAACGGTAAAACGGGGATTTGACAGAGATGGATTTTTTACAAAAGCAGAAAAGACTTTCGATAGGACATTTGACTATCAAAGGAACTTCGCTGAAACTTATAAGGCAAGAAAGGATTTCATTAAGAATCCGAAAATCTATTTTGCTTCACTAATGAAATTGCCCACCAACGAAAAAGCATTGGCGTTCAAAATAATGGGGAAAAGTGGCATCCCAATGATGCCCAGTATTCCAGTCACACAGGCACAATTGGCGATGAAAATTTTTAATAGGCTACGACGTGGTGCAGAGGTGGCCATTAAATCAAGTTCCATCGGAATCTAATCTAATC
The sequence above is drawn from the Cellulophaga sp. Hel_I_12 genome and encodes:
- the mobB gene encoding MobB family relaxase — encoded protein: MYITITPQKMGSNYSKSSADFVGYLEKENQGLEQQDMEHFFNQYGDEISAEEVVKEIDGNTAKLEKHEPRFYSITVSPSKYELKRLQNHSEDLQKYTREIMKDYVASFNREINGRPITIDDIKYYAKIEHQRAFKGTDFQIKENQPYATKILQLKTEIRNVQDGRAEGNVKKLEKEIGKLEREAPHQQNGKRIVQGMPKAGNQSHIHIIVSRKDASNKFSLSPGSKYKASDVELNGKTVKRGFDRDGFFTKAEKTFDRTFDYQRNFAETYKARKDFIKNPKIYFASLMKLPTNEKALAFKIMGKSGIPMMPSIPVTQAQLAMKIFNRLRRGAEVAIKSSSIGI